GCGGGGTGCTCAAGGGCACCGCCAAGACCTGCTGGACCGCCGCGGCCGCTGCCGCCAACCTGTCCCAGGAGAAGCAGAGGCGCATCGTCAGGAAGGCTTTCAGGAAGTTGGATAAgatgaacaaaaagaaagagcagACTGTTTGTAAAGATAAAGGCTctgtggagaagatggagacGCTGGTCCACCTGGTGATCTCCCAGGACCACACCATCCGCCAGCAGATCCAGAGGATCAAGGAGCTGGACCGGGAGATCGAGCGGTACGAGGCCAAAGTGCACTTCGACCGCATCAAGAGACACGGGGTGAACTATGTGCAGGACACATACATGGTGGACTCCTCCTCCGAGGCTTCTTCGGACTGTAAGCGCAAAGCGGAGCGGCAGGACGCCCGGAGCACCGCCGAGGCGCTCGTCCAGTTCGAGGAGTACGCGCGGCGCTGCGAGGAGGTGGTGcggctgcaggaggagctgacGGAGCGGGAGGCGCTGGTGGAGAGCATCACCGGGGAGATCCAGGAGGAGCTCAACCGGCGCTGGATGAAGAGGCGgcgggaggagagaggagcggagGCGGCCAGGGACGCGGACAGCGTCTCGGAGGACATGTGCCTGGCCGCGTCTGCCCCTCCAGCTGTGGAGCCAGATGTGGAAAGTTTGTCCGAGAACGAGCTcgtgctggaggaggagaggatcaAAACGCAGCTGGACACCAGTCTGTACATCGGCCTGAGGCTGAAGACGGACCTGGACTCCATCAGGGGGGACTTGGACCTGAGTCTGGCACTCTGGGAGACCAAGGAAAGTGAACTGCTGGACCTGCTGGCCAAGGTTGAGACCATGGAGATAGAGCAGGTGGACAACACACTGACTGTGACTGATGATGGGCAGGGGGAGCTGGGCGCAGTGAGCGCTGAGGCTGAGCCGGTGTCAGCGGAGAAGAGCAGCGGCTGGGTGGAGCAGGCCAGAGGTCTGTCCAAGGCCTGCAACACGAACGATGAGGACTCGGACACAGGCCTGAGCTCCATGCACAGCCAGGACTCTGACAACCCGCCTGTGTGCGAGTCACTGGTATAGGCTCACTCTGTTGGAAGCATGTTGGACTTTTATGGAAGTCAAAGCCACAAACTCAGGGGCAGAGAATCAGTGTTGGCAATACTGGGAGATGTTCCTCCCTACCCAAAATGCACCTGTAATTCTTTAGCAATAATTCCTATATGTAGTTGCACAATAAGCTAGGAGCATGCTTAGAGAGGTGTGATAGGACATGCTGCTCCagagctgacctttgacctccacgAGGAGAGTCAACAAAGTACCACTTACTATGAGAAATAGCCTAGAGGAGTATTATGATAAGACACTTATAATCTGTAGTCTTCAGTGAGAAACTAACTTTAAGGTGATCACTGGTTTACAAAGAGTTAATAACAGTGTGCTGTAGCCAGGATCCAGTGGGACTGAAAGGTGAGGCTGAGTGTTGTCTCATACACTCTGAGTAGGCCCGATGGCCATAAACAGACACGTTTCCTTTAAAAGGTCACCATCAAGTGTACCTTAAtgcacagtacagtacagttagGTCAGCTGCAAACATGCTGCGAAAGCTCTTCAGCCTAGCAAATGCACGACGAGGGTGGGGTCAGTTCACTTCAGCCTCCTCAGAATAAAACTACTACGTATTCAGAAGTTCAGTTTTTGGAAATATGAAGACTGTAGACGGAGCTGAAACACTGATTCCCATCCTGCCTGCTCAGCAGAGTACATCACTTGATATTGTCCTCAGTGTCAGTGTCTTTAAAGCACAAACAGTCCTATTTATTTAACTACGTGTCACCTCTGGCTCACCTGCTACAGTCCTGTACTGGTCAGCTTTCTTTGGTCAGATTTAAACATGAAACTTTTgattcctgttttttcttcatgcaTTTCTTTCGTTGTTTCATCGTCACATgaagcagtggttctcaaaaCAACAACCCCTCATCGCAAGTTACATTGAGCATTTCAAGCAAGcgaaaagtgttttttttttttttttttaccggcTCAGattgtttaatgttaataactATGGAGGCCTAAAGAGGCCAAAAAAGGCAATTATGTGTCTTAAATAATACACATAATTTTATGGGGcaaattttttttgttgttgttctgaatTGATGTTTGACCACCTTTAGTGGGTCCTGAACTCCTGGTTAGGAACCACTGGTTTAAAGCAGGTAAAAAGTCAATTCAGTGTGGCATCTTCCCAAACCAAGCGCCAGAGTAAATGTCcccaatgtacatttctgcaaatcacggATAGGGTTAGGAGAGGATCATGttgtggcttaaaatacctgctttgatTGCCTCAAATGACAGGAGATGCTCGACTTCTCGTcaaaaatagttgttttttgttgctacAAGCTCATCTGGAAATTGTCCCGGGGTCTCCTTAAAATTCGCTGTGGTTCCTCAAttacaaatggtgaaaaactctcaaactgtggtcactggtttGGCAACCTCCCCGTCTGCAACCTTCTCATCATCCTGTCCATTTCTCAGTATGACAGGTCATGATAATGTAACGTGAACGTGATAcgacacgttttgtagaaatgtcagcaTGGTGAGTAGTGAGTAGGCCTGttacatgtacaaatgtgaacgtatcagtggtttgcagaaacgttaactgtcAGCATTtaattctggcgactgggctgtgtCTTCTTGATGAAACAACCATAGAGAAATCAAGTCGGACCCAAAACATCAGCATCAAGAACATATTAGAAGATATTATACTGAGTAtacttcatgtgtaaaattggtagAGTGCCCCCTTAAATAGCGTTGATCATTGTTCTG
This sequence is a window from Pagrus major chromosome 8, Pma_NU_1.0. Protein-coding genes within it:
- the LOC141001553 gene encoding ras association domain-containing protein 10-like; translated protein: MEPEEGKVSVWVCREEKLVSGLTKRTTCADVVRVLLDDQNLQQGAAAAMLSGAPQSYCVVEKWRGFERILPNKTKILRLWSAWGDEQENVRFVLVKNEASLPNNGPRSAEARVVQSRESGGPGGVLKGTAKTCWTAAAAAANLSQEKQRRIVRKAFRKLDKMNKKKEQTVCKDKGSVEKMETLVHLVISQDHTIRQQIQRIKELDREIERYEAKVHFDRIKRHGVNYVQDTYMVDSSSEASSDCKRKAERQDARSTAEALVQFEEYARRCEEVVRLQEELTEREALVESITGEIQEELNRRWMKRRREERGAEAARDADSVSEDMCLAASAPPAVEPDVESLSENELVLEEERIKTQLDTSLYIGLRLKTDLDSIRGDLDLSLALWETKESELLDLLAKVETMEIEQVDNTLTVTDDGQGELGAVSAEAEPVSAEKSSGWVEQARGLSKACNTNDEDSDTGLSSMHSQDSDNPPVCESLV